One Desulfobulbus propionicus DSM 2032 DNA segment encodes these proteins:
- the ilvY gene encoding HTH-type transcriptional activator IlvY: MDIHAIKIFNHLARTLHFGRTSRACNLTPSALTRTIQRIEQELGTQLFLRDNRRVALTPAGEIVRRYAEEAEQRWQRLLQELAGDQTLRGEISLYCSVTAATSILPRILRAFRAAHPGVQIKLQTGDAAESLDRLRSREAQVTIAALPGQLPPSVVFIELARTPLVFIEPVDGATRRTDSGGTDWSQTPVILAEQGLSRVRIDRWFKEKGIQPNIYAEVAGNEALLAMVSLGCGVGVVPGLVLEKSPLQEQVRIFEVVPVLAPFIIGACTLEQQLANPVIRAFWTTVHQENKEGGGVENRPIPAHGPVSGDS; this comes from the coding sequence ATGGATATCCACGCCATCAAAATCTTTAACCATCTCGCCCGGACACTCCACTTTGGCCGTACCAGCCGGGCCTGCAACCTCACCCCCTCGGCGCTGACCCGCACCATCCAGCGCATCGAACAGGAATTGGGCACTCAGCTGTTTCTGCGGGACAACCGGCGGGTCGCCCTGACCCCGGCGGGCGAAATCGTCAGGCGCTATGCCGAGGAGGCGGAGCAACGGTGGCAGCGGTTGCTGCAGGAATTGGCCGGCGACCAGACGCTGCGCGGCGAGATCTCCCTCTACTGCTCGGTCACCGCCGCCACGTCGATCCTGCCCCGTATTCTCCGGGCCTTTCGTGCCGCGCATCCCGGGGTGCAGATCAAGCTGCAGACCGGTGATGCCGCTGAATCCCTGGACAGGCTGCGCAGCCGCGAGGCCCAGGTGACCATCGCCGCCTTGCCCGGACAGTTGCCGCCCTCGGTGGTGTTCATCGAGCTGGCGCGGACCCCCCTGGTGTTTATCGAACCAGTGGACGGCGCGACCCGCCGGACCGACAGCGGCGGCACCGACTGGTCCCAGACGCCGGTCATCCTGGCCGAGCAGGGTTTAAGCAGGGTGCGCATCGATCGCTGGTTCAAGGAAAAGGGCATTCAGCCCAACATTTATGCCGAGGTGGCGGGCAACGAGGCCTTGCTGGCCATGGTCAGTCTGGGATGCGGGGTGGGAGTGGTTCCCGGATTGGTACTGGAAAAGAGCCCCTTACAGGAACAGGTGCGTATTTTCGAGGTCGTGCCGGTCCTGGCCCCGTTTATCATCGGCGCCTGCACCCTGGAACAGCAGCTGGCCAACCCGGTCATTCGGGCCTTCTGGACCACGGTCCACCAGGAGAACAAGGAAGGAGGCGGAGTGGAAAATCGCCCGATACCGGCCCATGGGCCGGTATCGGGCGATAGCTAG
- a CDS encoding universal stress protein, translating to MVPAPNIKTILYATDLGENTRPVFRLAVSQARRYDARLLMLHVVEPLGTTGTAIIANYLSGETAEKINRDGAREVLAVMKQRLDTYCQEELASFGLDRTPVTEILVASGNPSEEILEVAKKHQADMIVMGTSTRSFLGSALMGTTARRVSRFSHIPVLLVPNTQK from the coding sequence ATGGTTCCAGCCCCGAATATCAAAACCATTCTCTACGCCACGGATCTGGGGGAAAATACCCGTCCCGTCTTTCGCCTGGCGGTCAGTCAGGCCCGCCGTTACGATGCCCGCTTGCTGATGCTGCATGTGGTCGAACCGCTCGGCACCACCGGCACCGCGATCATCGCCAACTATCTGTCCGGAGAGACAGCGGAAAAGATCAATCGGGACGGGGCCAGGGAAGTGCTTGCCGTCATGAAGCAGCGGCTCGACACCTACTGCCAGGAAGAGCTGGCCTCCTTTGGTCTCGACCGGACGCCGGTGACCGAGATCCTGGTGGCCAGCGGCAATCCCAGCGAGGAGATTCTGGAAGTGGCCAAGAAGCATCAGGCCGACATGATCGTCATGGGGACCTCGACCCGCTCCTTTCTCGGCAGTGCCCTCATGGGGACCACCGCCCGCCGTGTTTCCCGCTTCAGTCATATCCCGGTACTGCTGGTGCCCAATACCCAGAAGTAG
- a CDS encoding SWIM zinc finger family protein gives MDTLNAILGQLTYDDLDQWAGEAIRTRGKGYVQRVEELHRTANNELVAWVQGTEKYATLVHLDPSGMHGWLCTCPYDQGPCKHAAAVILAAARSVHDTGELPMLDEDSELGHILMGDQDRKLKKEPNEDAADRADPGGTVKRAGPSKVRKILVGKSWEELHDLLVTLAREFPAVERRLLEADQLSRGQIGPLVRSLHKEIRRLTDEPAWRNQWSDEASLPDYSHVRQQFRALFDAGHADELLDLGNTLWRLGTEQIAQSDDEGETMGALSACLEIVLQAVPKSSLKRADQLLWVIERMLADEFSLLDSGEEILADPAYTVTDWQAAAAVLEERLQGLDRPKTVHFADTYRRNRLIGWLIKAYERGGQAEKVLQLLEQEADVSRNYEQLVDRLVLAGKREQARQWCVRGFDRTVTEAPGIAACLQKRLREMAAADRQDSLVAAYRAQDFFGHASLETYRELRKAAEKIGVWPKLRELALAYLQTGQRPDRGEKLDNLPPWPLPDPEVAYPAGKEGGRPFPDRQTLIDIAIAEKRYDDVMRLYQAMKKGSRTHWFVGEKVAKAVFRTHPEVALAIWRENVDRLIAEVKPRAYVEAGGFLRLMRKVYEAGNRMDEWRALLAELRRTHKAKRRLLEVLDGVSGGSKKLVG, from the coding sequence ATGGACACCCTCAACGCCATCCTCGGTCAGCTTACCTATGACGACCTTGACCAATGGGCAGGAGAAGCAATCCGTACCCGGGGAAAAGGTTATGTCCAACGGGTGGAGGAACTGCATCGAACCGCAAACAACGAGCTGGTGGCGTGGGTCCAGGGGACCGAGAAGTACGCCACCCTGGTCCACCTCGACCCATCCGGCATGCACGGATGGTTGTGCACCTGTCCCTATGATCAGGGACCGTGCAAGCACGCGGCGGCGGTGATCCTGGCGGCGGCGCGTTCCGTGCATGACACGGGAGAACTTCCGATGCTTGACGAGGACAGCGAGCTCGGCCACATCCTCATGGGCGATCAGGATCGAAAATTGAAAAAAGAGCCAAACGAGGATGCAGCTGATCGTGCGGATCCAGGGGGCACGGTCAAACGCGCCGGTCCGTCGAAGGTGCGCAAGATCCTGGTGGGCAAGAGCTGGGAGGAACTGCACGACCTGCTTGTCACCTTAGCCAGGGAGTTTCCGGCGGTCGAGAGGCGATTACTGGAGGCGGATCAGTTGAGTCGAGGCCAGATCGGGCCGCTGGTCCGATCTCTGCACAAGGAGATCCGCCGCCTGACCGATGAACCCGCCTGGCGCAACCAGTGGAGCGACGAAGCCAGCCTCCCCGATTACAGCCATGTTCGGCAGCAGTTCCGAGCGCTTTTCGATGCGGGCCATGCCGACGAACTGCTCGACCTGGGCAATACCCTGTGGCGGCTGGGTACGGAGCAGATCGCGCAGTCCGATGACGAGGGCGAAACCATGGGCGCCTTGAGCGCCTGTCTGGAGATTGTGCTGCAGGCGGTACCGAAGTCGTCATTGAAGCGAGCCGATCAGCTGCTGTGGGTGATCGAGCGGATGCTGGCTGACGAGTTTTCCTTGCTCGACTCCGGGGAAGAGATCTTAGCCGATCCCGCGTATACGGTAACCGATTGGCAGGCGGCGGCGGCAGTCCTCGAGGAGCGGCTGCAAGGGCTCGACAGGCCCAAGACCGTCCATTTTGCCGACACCTACCGACGCAACCGGCTGATCGGCTGGCTGATCAAGGCCTACGAGCGAGGCGGTCAAGCGGAAAAGGTTCTGCAGCTGTTGGAACAGGAGGCCGATGTCAGCCGCAATTACGAGCAGCTGGTGGATCGGCTCGTACTGGCGGGAAAACGGGAACAGGCACGGCAATGGTGCGTCCGGGGGTTTGACCGGACGGTCACCGAAGCCCCTGGCATTGCCGCATGCCTGCAAAAACGACTCAGGGAAATGGCTGCAGCTGATCGGCAGGACAGCCTAGTGGCCGCGTACCGGGCGCAGGATTTCTTTGGGCATGCCTCGCTGGAAACCTACCGCGAGTTGCGCAAGGCCGCGGAAAAAATTGGTGTTTGGCCGAAGCTGCGCGAGCTGGCCCTTGCCTATCTCCAGACCGGCCAGCGTCCTGATCGGGGGGAAAAACTGGACAACCTGCCTCCCTGGCCGCTGCCCGATCCAGAAGTTGCCTATCCAGCGGGCAAGGAGGGGGGCAGACCGTTCCCGGACAGGCAAACGCTGATCGATATCGCCATCGCTGAAAAACGGTACGATGACGTGATGCGGTTGTATCAGGCCATGAAGAAAGGCAGTCGCACCCATTGGTTCGTGGGCGAAAAAGTGGCCAAGGCCGTGTTCAGGACCCATCCCGAGGTGGCGCTTGCCATTTGGCGGGAAAATGTCGACCGGTTGATCGCCGAGGTCAAACCCCGGGCCTATGTCGAGGCCGGTGGTTTTCTCCGGCTCATGCGCAAAGTCTACGAAGCCGGCAACCGGATGGACGAATGGCGGGCCCTGCTGGCTGAATTGCGGCGAACCCACAAGGCCAAACGGCGGCTCTTGGAAGTACTCGATGGGGTGAGCGGCGGCAGCAAAAAACTCGTCGGCTGA
- a CDS encoding 5-formyltetrahydrofolate cyclo-ligase: MSTPQALDRQALRSRFLAQRSLLSPVARTRLSLQIIEALLALPVFRDTNHLFIYCNYHSEVETTELIRRCLRAGKTVSVPLTRPDQSRMAAVAITDPDADLAPGYKGIPEPLPALIPSRLLPLETIEIVVVPGAVFDRQGYRLGYGGGYYDRFLSGAAAQARRIGLAFSLQVVERLPVFPYDIPMDIVITEKELLQWPRNAR; the protein is encoded by the coding sequence ATGAGCACCCCCCAGGCACTTGATCGACAGGCACTGCGGAGCCGTTTTCTTGCTCAGCGGAGTCTTCTTTCGCCCGTGGCAAGAACGCGGCTGAGCCTGCAAATCATCGAGGCTCTGCTCGCCTTGCCCGTTTTCCGCGACACAAACCACCTGTTCATCTACTGCAACTATCACAGCGAGGTCGAAACAACGGAACTGATCCGCCGTTGTCTGCGGGCGGGAAAGACGGTCAGCGTGCCCTTGACCCGACCCGACCAATCGAGGATGGCAGCCGTTGCGATCACCGATCCAGACGCGGATCTGGCCCCCGGCTACAAGGGCATTCCCGAGCCGCTTCCTGCCCTGATCCCCAGCAGACTGTTGCCCCTGGAAACCATTGAAATAGTGGTGGTGCCCGGCGCGGTTTTTGATCGACAGGGATATCGCCTTGGATACGGAGGCGGCTATTATGACCGCTTTCTTTCCGGAGCCGCCGCTCAGGCCCGCAGAATCGGCCTGGCCTTCTCCCTGCAAGTGGTCGAGCGACTTCCGGTCTTTCCCTATGATATCCCCATGGATATCGTCATCACTGAAAAAGAACTGCTCCAGTGGCCGCGAAATGCGCGCTGA
- a CDS encoding YeeE/YedE thiosulfate transporter family protein → MEDVKVLWQKIRHLYKVLCQEEWNPTLTGIIVALLSILIMAWWRPWGAVGAIRNWGDWMLWHAGIFNGDLAELVGFVNEDGEKILTKSFLFNTGSVIGLGFIGGAFISACLGGQFAFRFPPVREYVKAMIAGVLMGIGSALAGGCNVGGMYNAIGNLAANGFAMWIGLVPGVLLGLWLLYKEMELITWGGGGSFTLNIPYPIQWVLGVAGVVGVIWCANYYATFDGDDFVEYITSLSGILLIAVGLGYTMQRGRWCMIQGFREPHMTGDCKMAKSVALSIVIVAVGAAVLKYGVGTRLGGDPVLDPMNYVRGTFGWGGVVGGFIFGLGAMLAGGCGSGALWRVGEGQIKLWVCVPFFSISNSLMVAWFSAFNFEENGYLGSYVYLPDVMGYGYTMALIVGFSTLWYLVVTWNEDTNKLLLPM, encoded by the coding sequence ATGGAAGACGTGAAGGTTTTGTGGCAAAAGATTAGACATTTGTACAAGGTGCTCTGTCAGGAGGAGTGGAATCCCACACTCACTGGCATCATTGTCGCCCTGTTGAGCATCCTCATCATGGCCTGGTGGCGTCCCTGGGGAGCGGTCGGCGCCATCCGTAACTGGGGCGATTGGATGCTGTGGCATGCCGGCATATTCAACGGTGATCTGGCCGAGTTGGTCGGGTTTGTCAACGAGGACGGCGAAAAGATTCTGACCAAATCCTTCCTGTTCAACACTGGCTCGGTCATCGGTCTGGGATTCATCGGCGGCGCCTTTATTTCCGCTTGCCTTGGCGGTCAGTTCGCCTTCCGTTTTCCGCCGGTTCGTGAGTATGTCAAAGCGATGATCGCCGGTGTGCTCATGGGCATCGGTTCGGCCCTGGCCGGTGGGTGTAATGTCGGCGGTATGTACAACGCCATCGGCAACCTCGCCGCCAACGGTTTTGCCATGTGGATCGGTTTGGTTCCCGGTGTATTGCTCGGCCTTTGGCTCCTGTATAAAGAGATGGAACTCATCACCTGGGGCGGAGGGGGATCCTTTACCCTCAATATTCCGTATCCCATTCAATGGGTGCTCGGTGTTGCCGGCGTGGTCGGCGTGATATGGTGTGCCAACTACTACGCCACCTTCGATGGGGATGACTTTGTCGAATATATTACTTCGTTGTCCGGCATTCTGCTGATTGCCGTCGGCCTTGGTTATACCATGCAGCGCGGCCGTTGGTGCATGATCCAGGGATTCCGCGAACCGCATATGACCGGTGACTGCAAGATGGCCAAGTCCGTGGCCCTGTCGATCGTCATTGTCGCCGTGGGCGCCGCAGTCCTCAAATACGGCGTGGGCACCCGTCTTGGCGGCGATCCGGTGCTCGATCCGATGAACTATGTGCGCGGCACCTTTGGTTGGGGTGGCGTGGTTGGCGGCTTCATCTTCGGCCTGGGGGCGATGCTGGCGGGCGGTTGCGGTTCCGGTGCGCTCTGGCGTGTTGGCGAGGGACAGATCAAACTGTGGGTATGTGTGCCCTTTTTCTCGATTTCCAACTCCCTGATGGTGGCATGGTTTTCAGCCTTCAATTTCGAGGAAAACGGCTATCTCGGCAGCTATGTATATCTGCCTGATGTCATGGGATATGGGTATACCATGGCCTTGATCGTTGGTTTCTCGACATTGTGGTATCTGGTGGTGACCTGGAACGAGGACACCAACAAGTTGCTTCTGCCGATGTAA
- a CDS encoding sulfurtransferase TusA family protein gives MSDVKVAPEGLDVAAVLDARGLSCPMPLLRTKKEIGKISSGQILHIQGTDPGSRNDIPGWCERAGHEYLGEKEEAGYISFFIKKG, from the coding sequence ATGAGTGACGTAAAAGTAGCCCCTGAAGGTCTGGATGTCGCCGCTGTTCTGGATGCACGTGGTCTAAGCTGCCCCATGCCGCTCCTCCGCACCAAAAAAGAGATTGGCAAGATCAGCTCCGGCCAGATCCTGCACATCCAGGGAACTGATCCCGGTTCCCGTAACGATATCCCCGGTTGGTGCGAGCGTGCTGGTCATGAGTATCTCGGCGAGAAGGAAGAGGCTGGCTACATTAGCTTTTTCATTAAAAAAGGATGA
- a CDS encoding serine hydrolase domain-containing protein — MFDKRSFKKMKNQINRKLSELCRQGLEEGVFCGVSAAVSVTRHGVRSRSWFSGGRTRSDAHGQPVKAETFFDLASLTKPLCTTLCVLHLLETGQMRLCQSGLPPLAPDLEPEKEAITIRHLLQHSSGLPAYQPYFAQFNPRQSPRNKGLLLEKIIREPIDYPLGSTCVYSDLGFMLLGWLIEHTTATRLDHLFSTVITEPLQISSTLRFRPLNETWTDEHTGTIAATEKCLWRQRLLQGEVHDEHCWLMGGVAGHAGLFGTIEAVMRLCERLLDIWKGRNSHPAFANALLREALTRRHQSSSWCLGFDTPTPGRSSSGHLFSAHSVGHLGFSGTSFWIDPEQEVIIVLLTNRVHPSRENIKIRPFRPIFHDRLMETILAAS, encoded by the coding sequence TTGTTTGATAAAAGAAGCTTTAAAAAAATGAAAAATCAAATAAATAGAAAGCTGTCCGAGCTCTGTCGCCAGGGTCTCGAAGAAGGGGTATTCTGCGGGGTCTCCGCAGCGGTCAGTGTTACACGACATGGGGTCCGCTCCAGATCCTGGTTCAGTGGCGGAAGGACCAGAAGCGATGCGCACGGCCAGCCAGTGAAGGCGGAAACGTTCTTTGACCTGGCCTCGTTGACCAAACCGTTATGCACCACCCTCTGTGTCTTGCATTTACTCGAAACGGGACAGATGCGGTTGTGTCAGTCAGGGCTGCCCCCCCTTGCACCTGACCTTGAGCCGGAAAAAGAAGCCATCACAATACGGCATCTGTTGCAGCATTCGTCGGGATTACCGGCCTATCAGCCCTATTTTGCCCAGTTTAATCCCCGTCAATCGCCACGAAACAAAGGACTGTTGTTGGAAAAAATCATTCGGGAACCAATCGACTATCCGCTGGGATCGACCTGCGTGTACAGTGATCTCGGCTTCATGCTTCTGGGATGGCTCATCGAGCACACGACAGCAACCCGTCTTGATCACCTGTTTAGCACGGTGATCACAGAACCGTTGCAGATATCTTCAACGCTGCGTTTTCGGCCGCTGAACGAAACGTGGACCGATGAACACACCGGCACCATCGCGGCCACCGAAAAATGCCTCTGGCGGCAGAGACTGTTACAGGGAGAGGTGCATGACGAACATTGTTGGTTGATGGGAGGGGTGGCGGGGCATGCCGGTCTGTTTGGCACGATTGAGGCCGTTATGCGCCTGTGTGAACGACTGCTAGATATATGGAAAGGGCGGAACAGTCATCCGGCCTTTGCCAATGCTTTGTTACGGGAGGCGTTGACCCGTCGGCACCAGTCGAGCAGCTGGTGCCTGGGCTTCGACACACCCACCCCGGGTCGTTCGAGCAGCGGGCACTTGTTTTCGGCACACAGCGTCGGCCATTTGGGGTTCAGCGGCACCTCGTTCTGGATCGATCCCGAACAGGAGGTTATTATCGTCTTGTTGACCAACCGTGTTCATCCTTCTCGGGAAAATATAAAAATACGTCCCTTTCGACCGATATTCCATGATCGTCTCATGGAAACCATTCTCGCGGCGTCTTGA
- the dnaN gene encoding DNA polymerase III subunit beta: protein MAFHFNIGRDDLLKAIGAQQNITNKKGTLAILSNVLLEVQPDHIVLTGTDLEIGLKQRVPAEVLETGTLTLPAKKLFEVARESGSSILSLKELDNNWVEISAGPSLYRLAGMVADEFPSFPAYNEEAMVIMESVILADLVDKTVFSIAQDKENMFTLTAAMLQKVMQDDHVMLKMVTSDGHRLTIMSKEVETSLEQLHLNPITLIPRRGVQEIRKFCENKTSLSFGVEEKQAVLKSDDSLLIIRLMEGDFPDFQGLLSVLSKENSIRIDRIRFLESLKRINLFTEDLFHAIKMDIADNTMVLTSQNADFGSAKDEFNVEYSGPPLTLGFNCRYFIETLQVMEGDVITASINTQESPCMITSDEDKGFLSIIMPMKL, encoded by the coding sequence ATGGCCTTCCATTTTAATATAGGCAGGGATGACCTGCTTAAAGCCATTGGTGCGCAACAAAATATAACCAATAAAAAAGGGACGCTGGCCATCTTGTCCAATGTCCTTCTTGAGGTTCAGCCCGATCATATTGTCCTAACCGGCACGGATCTGGAGATTGGACTGAAACAAAGAGTTCCCGCTGAAGTTCTGGAAACCGGCACCCTGACCTTGCCGGCCAAGAAACTGTTCGAAGTGGCGCGGGAATCCGGTTCCTCGATTCTTTCCTTGAAAGAATTGGACAATAATTGGGTGGAAATCAGCGCAGGCCCCAGCCTGTACCGGTTGGCCGGGATGGTGGCCGACGAGTTTCCTTCCTTTCCTGCCTACAATGAAGAAGCCATGGTGATCATGGAGAGTGTCATTCTGGCCGATTTGGTTGATAAGACCGTTTTTTCCATTGCTCAGGATAAGGAGAACATGTTCACCTTGACTGCGGCCATGTTGCAGAAAGTGATGCAAGACGATCACGTGATGTTGAAAATGGTCACCTCGGATGGACATCGGTTGACTATCATGAGCAAGGAGGTGGAGACATCGCTCGAACAGTTGCATCTCAACCCCATCACCCTTATTCCACGACGAGGCGTTCAGGAAATACGCAAGTTTTGCGAAAACAAAACAAGCCTATCGTTCGGTGTCGAGGAAAAACAGGCCGTGCTGAAAAGCGACGATTCCCTGCTCATCATCCGCTTGATGGAAGGTGATTTTCCTGATTTTCAAGGGTTGCTGAGTGTCCTTTCCAAGGAAAATTCCATTCGTATCGATCGAATTCGTTTTCTGGAAAGCCTCAAACGCATCAACCTTTTCACCGAGGATCTGTTTCATGCCATCAAGATGGATATAGCCGACAACACCATGGTGCTGACCTCGCAAAACGCGGACTTCGGTTCGGCCAAGGATGAATTCAACGTTGAATACAGCGGCCCGCCGTTGACCTTGGGATTTAATTGCCGCTATTTCATCGAGACACTTCAGGTCATGGAAGGAGATGTGATCACCGCCAGCATCAATACCCAGGAAAGTCCCTGTATGATCACCTCGGATGAGGACAAGGGATTTCTGAGCATCATCATGCCGATGAAACTGTAA
- the gyrB gene encoding DNA topoisomerase (ATP-hydrolyzing) subunit B gives MSELTETSYGAEQIKVLDGLEAVRKRPSMYIGNTGVEGLHHLIYEVVDNSIDEALAGHCDQISIVIHEDNAVTVEDNGRGIPVDMHPTENMSALELVMTTLHAGGKFDHSTYKVSGGLHGVGVSVVNALSVRTVAQVQRNGKIYRQTYEYGMRTSELEVIGTSEQTGTSISFKPDPSIFTETTVFEYEIVKNRMRELAFLNKNIHITLKDERDGAENSFHFDGGIVSYVEYLNRNRTTVHPDPILISGERDTVQVDICLQYFDGYSERLFSFVNNINTKEGGSHVAGFRAALTKCINRYASDDIIPKHLKEKMGGDDVREGLTCVISVRVPNPQFEGQTKTKLGNSEVKSIVESLCNEKLGAYLEQNPAVARGILNKAVEAARAREAARKARDLSRTKSNISVMMAGKLAECQSKNPAERELFIVEGDSAGGSAKQGRDRAIQAILPLRGKIMNVEKARFDKILDSEEIKQLVASLGTGIGSEEFDLEKLRYHKIIIMTDADVDGAHIRTLLLTFFYRQMLPLIENGHVYIGQPPLYRLGKGKKEQYFLNEEELNAYLYAQASQLMRIRTEQEVEIAEDELVTVLRKLSAFERVVAYLERLNIQESMTLFLLDSDVHSAKQFEKREFVEHLAEQLKNRASQIGSIHSCAWRPACFEFDVTLAGQSHMMATVGPNIPLINEYRHALDLYKTINPYLNGSFTLSKTGGTGQESQLTAENWHRLIELVREETFKGSHLQRYKGLGEMNPEQLWDTTMNPTNRTLIQVKIDDVEVTDDMFTTLMGDKVEPRREFIQNHALEVADLDI, from the coding sequence GTGAGTGAATTAACAGAAACATCCTACGGTGCGGAGCAGATCAAGGTCCTTGACGGACTGGAAGCTGTCCGTAAACGACCCTCCATGTATATTGGCAACACCGGGGTGGAGGGATTGCATCATCTCATCTACGAGGTAGTGGATAATTCCATCGACGAGGCCCTGGCCGGTCACTGCGATCAGATCAGCATCGTCATTCATGAGGACAACGCGGTGACCGTGGAGGATAATGGCCGAGGCATACCGGTGGACATGCATCCCACGGAAAACATGTCGGCTCTTGAATTGGTCATGACCACCCTTCATGCCGGCGGCAAGTTCGATCATTCCACCTACAAGGTGTCCGGCGGCCTCCACGGGGTCGGCGTGTCGGTGGTCAATGCCCTGAGCGTGCGAACTGTGGCCCAGGTGCAGCGGAACGGCAAAATCTATCGCCAAACCTACGAATACGGCATGCGGACCAGTGAGCTCGAGGTGATCGGGACCAGCGAGCAGACCGGGACCAGCATCTCTTTCAAGCCTGATCCGTCTATCTTCACCGAAACAACGGTTTTTGAGTACGAGATTGTCAAGAATCGGATGCGCGAACTAGCCTTCCTCAATAAAAACATCCATATAACGCTCAAGGATGAACGGGATGGGGCGGAAAACAGCTTTCATTTCGATGGTGGCATTGTTTCCTATGTGGAGTATCTCAACCGCAACCGCACCACGGTCCATCCCGATCCGATCCTCATTTCCGGCGAGCGCGACACTGTTCAAGTGGACATCTGTCTGCAGTATTTTGACGGCTATTCCGAGCGACTGTTTTCCTTTGTTAATAATATCAATACGAAGGAAGGCGGTTCCCATGTGGCTGGGTTTCGAGCCGCCCTGACCAAGTGCATCAACCGCTATGCCAGCGATGACATAATCCCCAAACATCTCAAGGAAAAAATGGGTGGGGACGATGTTCGCGAAGGGCTCACCTGCGTGATTTCGGTCCGCGTGCCCAACCCACAATTCGAAGGACAGACGAAAACCAAGTTGGGCAATTCCGAGGTCAAATCCATTGTCGAGTCGCTGTGCAATGAAAAACTCGGAGCGTATCTGGAACAAAATCCAGCCGTGGCCCGAGGGATTCTCAACAAGGCGGTGGAGGCGGCCCGAGCGAGAGAGGCGGCACGCAAGGCCCGTGATCTGTCACGCACCAAAAGCAACATTTCGGTAATGATGGCTGGAAAACTGGCGGAATGCCAGAGCAAGAATCCGGCCGAGCGGGAACTGTTCATCGTCGAGGGCGATTCGGCTGGCGGTTCGGCCAAGCAGGGTCGGGATAGGGCCATTCAGGCCATCCTTCCCTTGCGCGGCAAAATCATGAACGTCGAGAAGGCCCGTTTCGACAAGATCCTCGATTCCGAGGAAATCAAGCAGTTGGTGGCCTCCTTGGGCACCGGTATCGGCAGCGAGGAGTTTGACCTGGAAAAGCTCCGTTACCACAAGATCATCATCATGACCGACGCCGACGTCGACGGCGCCCATATCCGCACCCTGCTCTTAACCTTCTTTTATCGGCAGATGCTGCCGCTAATCGAAAACGGCCATGTCTACATCGGCCAGCCGCCGCTCTATCGGTTAGGTAAAGGCAAGAAAGAACAGTACTTCCTCAACGAGGAGGAACTCAACGCCTATCTCTATGCCCAGGCCAGCCAGTTGATGCGCATCCGCACCGAGCAGGAGGTGGAAATAGCCGAGGACGAACTGGTGACTGTTCTGCGCAAGCTGTCCGCCTTTGAGCGGGTGGTGGCCTATCTGGAGCGGTTGAACATCCAGGAATCCATGACCCTGTTCCTGTTGGACAGCGATGTCCATTCGGCCAAGCAGTTTGAAAAAAGGGAGTTTGTCGAGCACCTGGCCGAGCAACTGAAAAATCGAGCCTCACAGATCGGTTCCATCCACTCCTGCGCTTGGCGGCCGGCCTGTTTTGAATTCGACGTTACCCTGGCAGGGCAATCGCACATGATGGCTACGGTGGGTCCCAATATCCCGTTGATCAACGAGTATCGGCACGCCCTTGACCTCTATAAAACCATTAACCCCTATTTGAACGGTTCCTTTACCTTGAGCAAAACCGGGGGCACCGGGCAGGAAAGTCAACTCACAGCGGAGAACTGGCATCGGCTGATCGAACTGGTACGCGAGGAAACCTTCAAAGGCAGTCATCTGCAGCGGTACAAAGGGTTAGGTGAAATGAATCCCGAACAACTGTGGGATACCACCATGAATCCGACCAACCGAACCCTGATCCAGGTCAAGATCGATGATGTCGAAGTGACTGACGATATGTTTACCACGCTTATGGGAGACAAGGTCGAACCACGGCGGGAGTTCATTCAAAATCACGCCCTGGAAGTGGCGGATCTCGATATCTGA